From one Gracilibacillus salinarum genomic stretch:
- a CDS encoding anthranilate phosphoribosyltransferase: MQQWLKEVARGKKGSKDLPYEETVEIAETMLTNQATDAQIAAYLVAERIKMETPEELLAFIHTLQKHADRFELSKEMQQQTIDFVGPYNGRNSFAATIPVSILLAEHGIPAFLSASDTLPPKYGTSLKEVIKALGLASDTDKATNEARFAQHRFAFADTEKYCLPLASIRSIRKEIGVRTLFNTVEKLVNIAQARNVMLGAFHRTAINNLAHVFKQLDYDHVFLVQGLEGSEDVPVHRNSFVFDWTPDGLESFSVKPKDYGLYSEDYDKSVKLSAEEQAAIVRSVFAGEALPEHQYYYYQILLNAGLRYYLFKVTNSIEEGIELADQQIKSGKAMEKLQQLQKDKCEVS, encoded by the coding sequence ATGCAACAATGGCTGAAAGAAGTAGCTAGAGGTAAGAAGGGTTCAAAAGATTTACCGTATGAAGAAACAGTCGAAATTGCGGAAACAATGCTGACAAACCAGGCAACAGATGCCCAAATTGCCGCCTATTTGGTTGCGGAACGTATAAAAATGGAGACGCCTGAAGAATTACTAGCGTTTATTCATACGCTCCAAAAGCATGCGGATCGCTTTGAACTATCAAAAGAAATGCAGCAACAAACAATTGATTTTGTCGGTCCTTATAATGGCCGTAATTCATTTGCTGCTACCATTCCTGTTTCGATTTTGTTAGCAGAGCATGGAATTCCTGCTTTTCTTTCGGCAAGTGATACGTTACCACCGAAATACGGTACATCCTTGAAAGAAGTCATCAAAGCACTTGGCTTAGCATCTGATACCGACAAAGCCACCAATGAAGCACGATTTGCACAACATCGTTTTGCTTTTGCAGATACCGAAAAATATTGCTTGCCACTCGCAAGTATTCGGTCGATTCGTAAAGAAATTGGTGTGCGGACGTTGTTTAATACCGTGGAAAAACTAGTCAATATTGCACAAGCGCGAAATGTTATGCTAGGAGCCTTTCACCGTACTGCAATCAACAATCTTGCACATGTGTTCAAACAACTTGATTATGACCATGTTTTTCTTGTGCAAGGTTTAGAAGGATCAGAAGATGTGCCTGTCCATCGAAACAGTTTTGTATTTGATTGGACACCAGATGGTTTGGAATCCTTCTCAGTAAAGCCAAAGGACTATGGTCTGTATTCGGAGGATTATGATAAATCAGTAAAATTGTCTGCAGAAGAGCAGGCAGCTATTGTACGTTCTGTCTTTGCTGGGGAAGCATTACCGGAACATCAATATTATTATTATCAGATTCTATTAAATGCCGGGTTGCGCTATTATTTATTCAAAGTAACCAATTCAATTGAAGAAGGTATTGAGCTGGCCGATCAACAGATAAAATCGGGTAAGGCGATGGAAAAATTACAGCAATTGCAAAAAGACAAATGTGAGGTGAGTTAA
- a CDS encoding NAD(P)-binding protein, with the protein MRQFSPLFVNLNNKKIVIIGGGQVALRRLKHLLPYYQKITVVSPSVTAELHQLIKRYQIDWLKEKCKFQHFQNADLIIIATNDEAINQYIVDHAPSHSWINASHRSEDGNVQFPITLTRGKLQIAISTGGASPILAKKIKHAIEQEIPDQYEQYVDFLYQARKLLKQQELTPQLKKQLLSQLIEDPIYDKKEQQTWLHKQRNRS; encoded by the coding sequence ATGAGGCAATTTTCCCCTCTGTTTGTGAATTTAAACAATAAAAAAATCGTCATCATAGGTGGTGGACAAGTCGCACTTCGAAGGCTGAAGCACTTGCTTCCCTATTACCAGAAAATCACAGTGGTAAGTCCGTCAGTAACTGCTGAATTGCATCAATTAATTAAAAGGTATCAAATAGATTGGCTGAAGGAAAAATGTAAATTTCAACACTTCCAGAATGCCGACTTAATCATCATTGCAACCAATGATGAAGCAATCAACCAATACATAGTCGATCATGCACCTTCCCATTCTTGGATTAACGCCAGTCATCGCTCAGAAGATGGCAATGTACAATTCCCTATTACGCTAACCAGAGGGAAACTGCAAATTGCCATTTCAACAGGAGGAGCAAGTCCCATACTTGCGAAAAAAATAAAACATGCAATCGAGCAGGAAATTCCTGATCAATATGAACAGTATGTTGACTTTCTATATCAGGCAAGAAAATTACTAAAACAGCAAGAGTTAACACCTCAGCTAAAAAAACAATTGTTGTCACAACTGATAGAAGACCCCATCTACGACAAAAAAGAACAGCAAACATGGCTGCATAAGCAAAGAAACAGGTCTTAA
- a CDS encoding alpha/beta hydrolase — protein sequence MKHIFKEGKSLTGPTILLLHGTGGTEQDLLPLADIIDSEANVLSVRGNVLENGMPRFFKRLAEGVFDEEDLIERTKELYQFIDEAAQEYGFDRNYVIAAGYSNGANIAASLLFHYQDALTAAVLHHPMVPRRGIELPELASVNVLITAGRNDPLCTEQESQDLETILQANGADVEVHWENNGHQLTQTEAEAAREWYQRKFK from the coding sequence ATGAAACATATTTTTAAAGAGGGAAAAAGCCTAACAGGCCCCACCATATTACTATTGCATGGAACAGGTGGAACGGAACAGGATTTATTACCGTTAGCTGACATTATAGATTCAGAAGCAAATGTGTTAAGTGTGCGTGGCAATGTACTCGAAAATGGGATGCCACGTTTTTTTAAGCGCTTGGCAGAAGGTGTGTTTGACGAGGAAGATCTTATCGAACGAACGAAAGAATTGTATCAATTTATCGATGAAGCAGCCCAGGAATACGGATTTGATCGCAATTATGTGATTGCAGCAGGTTATTCGAATGGTGCTAACATTGCAGCAAGTCTGTTGTTCCATTACCAGGACGCCCTTACGGCTGCGGTATTACATCATCCCATGGTTCCTAGAAGAGGTATAGAATTACCGGAGCTTGCCAGTGTGAACGTCTTGATTACTGCAGGCAGAAATGATCCATTATGTACAGAACAGGAATCACAAGATTTAGAAACGATTCTGCAAGCGAACGGTGCAGATGTAGAAGTACACTGGGAAAATAACGGACACCAGCTAACCCAAACCGAAGCAGAAGCCGCAAGAGAGTGGTATCAGAGAAAATTTAAATAA
- the ltrA gene encoding group II intron reverse transcriptase/maturase — MNAKIANYTNNVKARQLQRTLYLCAKGSKTRRFHALYDKMHRPDILWEAWRRVRENRGGSGVDQQTLEDISDYGEKKFLNELYVELKEKDYQPQPVLRTYIPKDDGKKRPLGIPTVKDRVAQMAMKIVIEPIFEADFKESSYGFRPKRNAHQAIAKIRKESKRSYWVLDVDIQGYFDNINHEKLMKLVEQRISDRRILKLVRKWLKAGIMEDGSLQESEWGAPQGGVISPLLSNVCLNVMDTIWEKQFGHLGTLIRYADDFVIMCKTKQQALGSIRVIQGIMKKLDLTLHEGKSKLVNIWDDNEGFDFLGFHHRKFPVRKKGGHVFYFMHHIPSKKAMKKMRKKIKEYTSPRFKLHVDMEELIEGLNRKLQGFKNYYQLSPMSKRWLNRIDWYVLQRLNIFRNNKKNRRYKHGYLQETAKEVSYKLVKLAI, encoded by the coding sequence GTGAATGCTAAAATAGCTAACTACACCAATAATGTAAAAGCTCGACAACTTCAACGAACATTATACCTTTGTGCCAAGGGAAGTAAGACACGGCGGTTCCATGCGTTATATGATAAGATGCATCGACCTGATATCCTATGGGAAGCATGGCGAAGAGTGAGAGAAAATAGAGGAGGTAGCGGGGTCGATCAACAAACACTGGAAGATATCAGTGATTATGGAGAAAAGAAGTTCTTGAATGAGCTCTACGTGGAATTGAAAGAGAAAGACTATCAGCCTCAACCCGTGCTACGAACCTATATACCGAAAGATGATGGAAAGAAACGACCACTAGGCATCCCAACGGTGAAGGACAGGGTTGCACAAATGGCAATGAAGATTGTAATCGAACCCATTTTTGAGGCGGACTTTAAAGAAAGTTCGTATGGGTTTCGTCCAAAGCGAAATGCTCATCAAGCGATTGCGAAAATTCGCAAAGAGAGTAAACGAAGCTATTGGGTGTTAGACGTCGACATCCAAGGTTACTTTGACAACATCAATCATGAAAAGTTGATGAAATTGGTAGAACAGCGTATAAGTGACCGGAGAATTCTCAAGTTAGTCCGTAAATGGTTAAAAGCAGGTATTATGGAAGACGGTTCGTTACAAGAATCGGAATGGGGTGCTCCGCAAGGCGGGGTCATTTCACCATTACTATCTAATGTTTGCCTAAATGTCATGGACACGATATGGGAAAAGCAGTTTGGTCATTTGGGAACGCTGATTCGATATGCGGACGATTTTGTCATTATGTGTAAAACCAAGCAACAAGCACTAGGGAGTATACGTGTGATTCAAGGAATCATGAAGAAACTGGATTTAACGTTACACGAAGGCAAATCAAAGCTTGTCAATATCTGGGATGATAATGAAGGGTTTGATTTCTTAGGTTTTCATCATCGAAAGTTTCCTGTACGGAAGAAAGGCGGTCACGTTTTCTATTTCATGCATCATATTCCTAGTAAGAAAGCGATGAAGAAGATGCGAAAGAAAATAAAAGAATATACATCACCACGTTTTAAATTACATGTAGACATGGAAGAATTAATAGAAGGCTTAAATCGCAAATTACAAGGATTTAAGAATTACTATCAACTCTCTCCAATGTCCAAAAGATGGTTAAATCGAATTGATTGGTATGTATTACAGCGACTAAACATCTTTCGTAACAACAAGAAGAATAGGCGGTATAAGCATGGTTATCTGCAAGAAACAGCCAAAGAAGTAAGTTACAAACTAGTGAAACTGGCTATATAA
- a CDS encoding GntR family transcriptional regulator has translation MFELDLRSRMPIYEQLVDKLKQLIINDILKQDEKLPSVRMLAQQLSINPNTIQKAYRELETQGFIYSVKGKGSFVNHMMMTDNTAEVKQVKDQLRKQIAEALFLGISISEIDQLIKEVDQTMRGDINDSSSERD, from the coding sequence ATGTTTGAACTGGATTTGCGCAGCCGAATGCCAATATACGAACAATTGGTAGATAAATTAAAACAACTGATTATCAATGATATTTTGAAACAAGATGAGAAACTGCCTTCAGTCCGCATGCTTGCTCAGCAGTTGTCGATTAATCCTAACACGATTCAAAAAGCATACCGTGAACTCGAGACACAAGGCTTTATCTATTCTGTAAAAGGGAAGGGGAGTTTCGTGAATCATATGATGATGACAGACAATACTGCTGAAGTGAAGCAAGTAAAAGACCAATTAAGGAAACAAATTGCGGAAGCGCTATTTTTAGGGATATCCATTTCAGAAATAGATCAATTGATCAAAGAAGTCGATCAGACGATGCGGGGGGATATAAATGATTCAAGTTCAGAACGTGATTAA
- a CDS encoding ABC transporter ATP-binding protein has translation MIQVQNVIKKFEKDKVVDNVSLQIAKGSVYGLLGSNGAGKTTLLKIIAGIMKQQEGAIHIERKTVFENIELKDRIIFLPDSLYFFSHYTVNQMASFYQNLYSSWNQQRFEQLQQVLELDPKQKIQRFSKGMQRQVAFWLALCAMPDYLILDEPFDGLDPVIRRKIKSWIIQDVAEREMTVLVSSHNLKEVEDICDEVGILHKGALLLQKGLDDLKADIHKVQIAFKQEVDKELFANMDILYQEKRGSVYVFIIKGEYQYVENQISSMSPVIFDMLTLTLEEIFIYEMEGAGYAIENIIL, from the coding sequence ATGATTCAAGTTCAGAACGTGATTAAAAAGTTCGAAAAGGACAAGGTCGTTGATAACGTAAGTCTTCAAATTGCAAAAGGTTCTGTTTATGGATTACTTGGTTCAAATGGGGCTGGCAAAACGACACTGCTTAAGATTATTGCAGGAATCATGAAACAACAGGAAGGTGCTATTCATATAGAAAGAAAAACTGTGTTTGAAAATATTGAGCTGAAGGACCGAATTATTTTTCTTCCCGATTCGTTATATTTCTTTTCACATTATACGGTGAACCAAATGGCGAGTTTTTATCAAAATTTGTATTCAAGCTGGAACCAGCAACGATTTGAACAGCTTCAGCAAGTACTGGAACTCGATCCTAAACAAAAAATTCAGCGTTTTTCCAAAGGGATGCAACGTCAGGTTGCTTTCTGGCTAGCGCTATGTGCCATGCCTGATTATTTGATTTTAGATGAACCATTTGATGGACTGGATCCAGTTATTCGCAGAAAAATCAAATCATGGATTATTCAGGATGTCGCAGAGCGAGAGATGACAGTGCTGGTTTCTTCACATAACTTAAAAGAAGTGGAAGATATCTGTGATGAAGTAGGTATCTTACATAAGGGCGCTTTATTATTGCAAAAGGGTTTGGACGATTTAAAAGCAGATATTCACAAGGTGCAAATAGCTTTTAAGCAGGAAGTGGATAAGGAATTGTTTGCAAACATGGATATACTCTATCAGGAAAAACGCGGAAGTGTCTATGTATTTATTATTAAAGGCGAATATCAGTATGTAGAAAATCAAATTAGCAGTATGTCTCCAGTCATCTTCGATATGTTGACGTTAACTCTCGAGGAAATATTTATTTATGAAATGGAGGGGGCAGGTTATGCTATCGAAAACATCATACTTTAA
- a CDS encoding RNA polymerase sigma factor, whose amino-acid sequence MDNNEIFNELVNQFHSMMYYTALKIVKDTQMAEDAVQESWIKVFKHQLKLERIETLGSWLRTITSRSAIDLLRKEKRRKESLLTDEANSLEHLERCSVKAVDDELDWKFTFEYLEQLVHNKKLLPVFRMKYQMNLDDEQIAKQLNISHSAVKMGVFRTRNLIKNSYHVQTESTLKSGA is encoded by the coding sequence ATGGATAACAATGAGATATTTAATGAGCTTGTTAATCAATTTCATTCGATGATGTATTATACAGCATTAAAAATTGTGAAGGACACTCAAATGGCAGAAGATGCAGTGCAGGAGTCGTGGATAAAGGTTTTTAAGCATCAGTTGAAATTAGAACGAATCGAGACGTTAGGGTCGTGGCTTCGGACGATTACATCCCGCAGTGCGATCGATCTTCTACGTAAGGAAAAACGAAGAAAGGAATCACTCCTAACAGATGAAGCCAATTCTTTAGAACACCTGGAACGATGCTCAGTTAAAGCGGTAGATGATGAACTTGACTGGAAATTCACCTTCGAATACCTGGAACAGCTTGTCCATAATAAAAAATTACTGCCCGTTTTTCGGATGAAGTACCAAATGAATCTAGACGATGAACAAATCGCAAAACAGCTTAATATCAGTCACTCTGCGGTTAAAATGGGAGTGTTCAGGACGAGAAATCTAATAAAAAATTCATATCATGTTCAGACAGAGAGTACTTTAAAATCAGGAGCATAA
- a CDS encoding DUF3918 family protein gives MKMTGNRMLPMLASIGIGAYAYYQMKKNKTMS, from the coding sequence ATGAAAATGACTGGAAACAGAATGCTTCCCATGCTAGCTTCAATCGGCATCGGTGCGTATGCCTATTATCAAATGAAAAAAAATAAAACTATGTCATAA
- a CDS encoding lactonase family protein: protein MAQYIGYIGSYTKKDSEGVYRFTLDTDQKKLIDVVPAASLDNPTYLTVSQDNQYVYAVSKEGDQGGVTAYKITDDKGTLQPLNSQATPGSAPCHVSVDSENKLVVAANYHTKLAEAFQTNKDGSLQKPAAVEHAGEGPHERQEKPHLHYAGYTPDEKYVVVVDLGTDSITTYQPVDGELKKVQELKTKAGSGPRHIAFHPNGNYAYVMTELSNEVIVLSYDEQAGSFEEIQYISTLPDDFTENSQGSAVYLSSDGKFVYVGNRGHNSITVFQVKDDYTVGLVEWTNTEGDWPRDFVLDPSEQFIVASNQESGTLVLFERDREKGTLSLVQKDVKAPEAVCLKFLHQ from the coding sequence ATGGCGCAATACATAGGTTATATCGGTTCTTATACAAAAAAAGACAGTGAAGGCGTATATCGTTTCACATTAGATACGGATCAGAAGAAATTGATTGATGTTGTCCCAGCTGCATCACTGGATAATCCTACATACTTAACGGTCAGTCAAGACAATCAATATGTTTATGCAGTATCAAAAGAGGGAGATCAAGGTGGGGTAACAGCCTATAAAATCACGGATGACAAAGGAACACTTCAACCATTAAACAGTCAGGCAACGCCTGGTTCAGCACCTTGTCATGTCAGCGTAGACAGTGAGAATAAGCTGGTCGTAGCTGCAAATTATCATACAAAGCTAGCAGAAGCTTTTCAAACCAATAAAGATGGTTCTCTTCAGAAACCTGCAGCTGTGGAACATGCAGGAGAAGGACCGCATGAAAGACAGGAAAAACCTCATTTACATTATGCTGGTTATACACCTGATGAGAAATATGTGGTTGTGGTTGATTTAGGAACAGATTCGATAACAACTTACCAGCCTGTTGATGGAGAACTAAAAAAAGTGCAAGAATTAAAAACAAAAGCAGGAAGTGGTCCTCGTCATATTGCCTTTCATCCTAATGGTAACTATGCGTACGTTATGACAGAACTAAGTAATGAAGTAATTGTATTATCTTATGATGAGCAAGCGGGATCGTTTGAAGAGATACAATATATCTCTACATTACCTGATGACTTTACCGAAAACAGCCAGGGGAGTGCTGTGTACCTATCTTCAGATGGCAAATTTGTTTATGTGGGCAACAGAGGCCATAACTCGATCACGGTCTTCCAAGTAAAAGATGATTATACGGTAGGATTAGTGGAATGGACGAATACGGAAGGGGACTGGCCGCGTGATTTTGTCCTCGATCCTTCTGAGCAATTCATTGTAGCATCCAATCAGGAATCAGGTACACTGGTCTTATTCGAAAGAGATAGGGAGAAGGGTACATTATCTCTAGTCCAAAAAGATGTAAAAGCGCCAGAAGCAGTTTGTCTGAAGTTTTTACACCAGTAA
- a CDS encoding aconitate hydratase — protein sequence MKQNVAQKLIEQHLVSGNMQVGEEIGLKIDQTLTQDATGTMVMLELEAMGIDRVKTEASAQYVDHNLIQEDFRNADDHLFLRSAARKFGIYYSRPGNGVSHPVHMQQLAKPGKTLLGSDSHTCANGCMGMLAIGAGGIDVAMAMAGEPYYVKMPEIMGVKLTGKVPDWVSAKDVILELLRRYDVKGGVGKIIEYYGPGVKKLTAMDRHVIANMGAELGATATVFPSDKEIKKFLKQQGREDDWVELKADRNAKYDIDEHIDLSKLEPLIATPSSPGNVVPVSEVAGETIYQSYIGSSANPGYRDFAIASEIVKGKQIAPGTSLDINPTSRQLLEQLVENGHIANLLSAGARMHQAGCNGCIGMGQAPATGRNSLRTTPRNFPGRSGTKEDSVFLCSPETAAASALHGKITDPRTLEMDYPAIKEPKKFATEGMLEAPARPDDKVELEKGPNITSIPDFEPIKDNFDLPILLKMSDNISTDEILAGGSRVLPYRSNIQRISTFAFEIVDENYYELAMKKRDNGGHMITAGVNYGQGSSREHAALAPRYLGLKVVLVKDFARIHLQNLINFGILPLTFVDESDFDLISENDILEFRNIHETIQTNNTFTIHVKGKDQPIEVRHDLTKRHIDIILQGGIINWIKQKQN from the coding sequence GTGAAACAGAATGTCGCTCAAAAATTAATTGAACAGCATCTTGTCTCCGGTAATATGCAAGTTGGAGAAGAAATTGGGTTAAAAATTGATCAAACGTTAACACAAGATGCTACGGGTACCATGGTCATGTTGGAACTAGAGGCAATGGGCATTGATCGCGTAAAAACCGAGGCTTCTGCTCAATACGTAGATCATAATTTAATTCAAGAAGACTTCCGGAATGCTGATGATCACTTATTCTTACGAAGTGCTGCCAGAAAATTTGGAATCTACTATAGCAGACCTGGAAATGGCGTCAGTCACCCTGTCCATATGCAGCAATTAGCAAAGCCGGGTAAAACCTTATTAGGATCTGACAGTCATACTTGTGCGAACGGTTGTATGGGTATGCTGGCCATCGGTGCTGGCGGAATTGACGTTGCAATGGCAATGGCTGGTGAACCATATTATGTAAAAATGCCTGAGATCATGGGCGTTAAGCTAACTGGAAAAGTCCCAGATTGGGTAAGCGCTAAAGATGTCATTCTTGAATTGTTACGCCGCTATGACGTTAAAGGTGGTGTTGGTAAGATCATTGAATATTATGGACCTGGTGTAAAAAAACTTACAGCAATGGACCGGCATGTTATTGCAAACATGGGAGCTGAGTTAGGTGCAACTGCCACTGTCTTCCCTTCTGACAAGGAAATTAAAAAATTCTTAAAACAACAAGGTCGTGAAGATGACTGGGTGGAATTAAAAGCAGATAGAAATGCAAAATATGATATAGACGAGCATATTGATTTATCAAAGTTAGAACCATTAATCGCTACACCTTCCAGTCCTGGGAATGTTGTGCCCGTATCAGAAGTAGCTGGTGAAACCATTTACCAGTCTTATATTGGTTCATCTGCCAACCCAGGATACCGAGATTTTGCAATTGCCAGTGAAATTGTTAAAGGAAAACAAATTGCTCCTGGGACCTCTCTCGACATTAATCCAACTTCTCGACAATTGTTAGAACAGTTGGTTGAAAATGGACACATTGCAAATCTCTTATCAGCAGGGGCAAGAATGCATCAGGCAGGTTGTAATGGCTGTATCGGAATGGGACAAGCACCTGCAACAGGCAGAAATAGTTTGCGGACAACACCACGTAATTTCCCGGGACGTTCTGGTACCAAAGAGGACAGTGTCTTCCTTTGTAGCCCGGAAACAGCTGCGGCGTCAGCTCTACACGGAAAAATTACTGATCCAAGAACGTTAGAAATGGATTATCCTGCTATTAAAGAGCCGAAAAAGTTCGCAACAGAAGGCATGCTGGAAGCACCTGCAAGACCGGATGATAAGGTCGAACTGGAAAAAGGTCCAAATATTACATCCATTCCAGACTTTGAACCAATCAAAGATAATTTCGACCTACCTATCTTGTTAAAAATGAGTGACAATATCTCCACTGATGAAATTCTCGCAGGTGGATCCAGAGTATTACCTTATCGCAGTAACATCCAGAGAATCAGTACTTTTGCCTTCGAAATCGTCGACGAAAATTATTATGAGCTTGCCATGAAAAAGCGTGATAATGGTGGACATATGATCACTGCCGGTGTCAATTATGGACAGGGGTCCAGCAGGGAACATGCTGCATTAGCACCTCGTTATTTAGGGTTAAAAGTCGTATTGGTAAAAGATTTTGCCAGAATACATCTGCAAAACCTGATCAACTTCGGTATACTCCCGTTAACTTTTGTAGATGAATCAGACTTCGACCTGATTTCAGAAAATGACATCCTGGAGTTCCGAAACATTCATGAAACGATTCAAACGAACAACACATTCACGATTCATGTAAAAGGTAAAGATCAGCCGATCGAAGTCCGCCATGACTTAACGAAACGTCATATCGATATTATTCTTCAAGGTGGTATTATCAATTGGATTAAACAAAAACAAAACTAA
- the htpG gene encoding molecular chaperone HtpG, translated as MEKKQFQAESKRLLEMMVHSIYSQKEIFLRELISNASDAIDKIYYKALTDDSISFNQDDYYIRVEANKDKRTLTVTDTGIGMTKEEIEENLGTIAKSGSLAFKNEIEMKDGQEIIGQFGVGFYSSFMVADNVTVYTRALHSDEGYKWVSDGVDGYTIEPFDKKDVGTEIVIELKQNEDEENYDEYLEEYKLKSIIKKYSDFIRYPIKMDVTEQKPKEDNEDELVEVTEEQTVNSMIPIWRKNKQELTDEDYESFYQEKHFGFDQPLSHLHISVDGMVRFQSILYIPKQPPFNYYSQDFEKGLELYSNGVLIMDKCADLLPDHFSFVRGIVDSEDLSLNISREILQQDRQVNLIAKNLEKKIKNHLQSMLKNDREKYETFFDAFGRQLKYGAYADFGANKDKLKDLLLFYSSTEEKLVTLKEYRDRMPEDQEHIYYATGESHARIEKLPQTEMVKDKGYEILYFTDEVDEFVIKMLMNYDEKEFKNVSSGDLDLEDEETKKEAEKQKEEHKDLLSEMKEILGDKVKDVKLSTRLKSHPVCLSADGDVSIEMEKVLSQMPDNQNIQASKVLEINNKHDIFQALVNAHQADKDKVKLYTNILYNQALLIEGLPIEDPVALTNDMCKVMV; from the coding sequence ATGGAGAAAAAACAATTTCAGGCCGAATCCAAACGCTTGCTTGAAATGATGGTACATTCTATCTATTCTCAAAAAGAAATCTTTTTACGCGAGTTAATTTCAAATGCAAGTGATGCGATTGATAAGATCTATTATAAAGCTTTAACTGATGATAGTATTTCATTTAACCAAGATGACTATTACATTCGAGTCGAAGCAAATAAAGATAAGCGCACTCTTACTGTAACAGATACTGGTATCGGGATGACGAAAGAAGAAATTGAAGAGAATCTTGGTACAATTGCTAAGAGCGGTTCTTTAGCATTCAAAAATGAAATCGAAATGAAAGACGGACAGGAAATTATCGGCCAATTTGGTGTCGGGTTTTACTCTTCCTTTATGGTAGCAGACAACGTTACAGTTTATACACGTGCCCTTCACAGTGACGAAGGATACAAATGGGTTTCCGATGGTGTAGATGGTTATACCATTGAACCATTTGACAAAAAAGATGTTGGTACAGAAATTGTCATTGAATTGAAGCAAAACGAGGACGAAGAAAATTATGATGAGTATCTGGAAGAATACAAACTAAAATCAATCATAAAAAAATACTCAGACTTTATCCGCTATCCGATCAAAATGGATGTAACGGAACAAAAACCAAAAGAAGATAATGAAGATGAATTAGTAGAAGTGACGGAAGAACAAACCGTTAACAGCATGATCCCGATTTGGCGTAAAAATAAACAAGAACTTACAGATGAGGATTACGAAAGCTTCTATCAAGAGAAACACTTTGGCTTTGATCAGCCACTCAGCCATCTGCATATTAGTGTAGACGGGATGGTTCGCTTCCAGTCGATCCTTTATATTCCGAAGCAGCCTCCGTTTAACTATTATTCTCAAGACTTTGAAAAAGGCTTAGAACTCTATTCAAACGGTGTGCTGATCATGGACAAGTGTGCTGATTTGTTACCAGATCATTTCAGTTTTGTCCGTGGTATTGTTGACTCTGAAGATTTATCCCTTAATATTTCCAGAGAAATATTACAACAAGATCGTCAGGTAAATCTTATTGCAAAAAATTTAGAGAAAAAAATCAAGAATCATTTACAAAGCATGTTGAAAAATGATCGTGAAAAATATGAAACATTCTTCGATGCTTTCGGACGCCAATTAAAATATGGTGCCTATGCTGATTTCGGTGCCAATAAAGACAAGTTAAAAGACTTACTACTTTTCTATTCTTCTACAGAAGAGAAACTGGTAACATTGAAGGAATACCGCGACCGCATGCCAGAAGATCAGGAACATATTTATTACGCGACAGGAGAATCACACGCGCGTATTGAAAAATTACCGCAAACAGAAATGGTCAAAGATAAAGGCTACGAAATCCTCTATTTCACAGATGAAGTAGACGAATTTGTTATCAAAATGTTAATGAATTACGATGAAAAAGAGTTCAAAAATGTATCCAGTGGTGATTTAGATCTAGAAGATGAAGAAACGAAAAAAGAAGCAGAGAAACAAAAAGAAGAACATAAAGATTTATTATCAGAAATGAAAGAAATCCTTGGCGACAAAGTAAAAGACGTCAAGCTCTCTACCCGATTAAAGTCCCATCCTGTATGTTTATCTGCTGATGGTGATGTATCAATCGAAATGGAAAAAGTGTTAAGTCAGATGCCTGACAACCAAAACATTCAAGCATCAAAAGTATTAGAAATTAATAACAAACACGACATTTTCCAAGCGTTAGTTAATGCACACCAAGCTGATAAAGATAAAGTAAAACTTTATACGAATATTTTATATAACCAGGCATTATTGATTGAAGGGCTGCCAATCGAAGACCCGGTGGCATTGACAAACGATATGTGCAAAGTAATGGTCTAA